Proteins from a genomic interval of Gadus morhua chromosome 19, gadMor3.0, whole genome shotgun sequence:
- the gpr85 gene encoding putative G protein-coupled receptor 85 codes for MIPPPSMANYSHAGDTTILQNVSPLATFLKLTSLGFIIGVGVVGNLLISILLVKDKSLHRAPYYFLLDLCASDILRSAICFPFVFTSVKNGSAWTYGTLTCKVIAFLGVLSCFHAAFMLFCVSVTRYLAIAHHRFYTKRLTFWTCLAVVCMVWTLSVAMAFPPVLDVGTYSFIREEDQCTFQHRSFRANDSLGFMLLLALILLATHLVYLKLIFFVHDRRKMKPVQFVPAVSQNWTFHGPGASGQAAANWLAGFGRGPTPPTLLGIRQNSNAAGRRRLLVLDEFKTEKRISRMFYIMTFFFLALWGPYLVACYWRVFARGPVVPGGYLTAAVWMSFAQAGVNPFICIFSNRELRRCFSTTLLYCRKSRLPREPYCVI; via the coding sequence ATGATCCCTCCTCCATCTATGGCGAACTACAGCCATGCAGGGGACACCACCATCTTGCAGAACGTCTCGCCGCTCGCCACGTTCCTCAAACTGACCTCGCTGGGCTTCATCATCGGCGTCGGCGTGGTCGGCAACCTCCTGATCTCCATCCTGCTGGTGAAAGACAAGAGCCTGCACCGGGCGCCCTACTACTTCCTGCTGGACCTGTGCGCCTCCGACATCCTGCGCTCGGCCATCTGCTTCCCGTTCGTCTTCACCTCGGTGAAGAATGGCTCGGCGTGGACGTACGGCACGCTCACCTGCAAAGTGATCGCCTTCCTGGGCGTGCTCTCGTGTTTCCACGCGGCGTTCATGCTCTTCTGCGTGAGCGTCACGCGCTACCTGGCCATCGCCCACCACCGCTTCTACACCAAGCGGCTCACCTTCTGGACGTGCCTGGCCGTGGTGTGCATGGTGTGGACGCTGTCGGTGGCCATGGCCTTCCCGCCCGTGCTGGACGTGGGCACGTACTCGTTCATCCGCGAGGAGGACCAGTGCACCTTCCAGCACCGCTCGTTCCGCGCCAACGACTCGCTGGGCTTCATGCTCCTGCTGGCCCTCATCCTGCTCGCCACGCACCTGGTCTACCTCAAGCTCATCTTCTTCGTGCACGACCGGCGGAAGATGAAGCCCGTGCAGTTCGTGCCGGCCGTCAGCCAGAACTGGACCTTCCACGGCCCCGGGGCCAGCGGGCAGGCGGCGGCCAACTGGCTGGCGGGCTTCGGCCGGGGCCCCACGCCGCCCACCCTGCTGGGCATCCGGCAGAACAGCAACGCGGCCGGGCGGCGCCGGCTGCTGGTGCTGGACGAGTTCAAGACGGAGAAGCGGATTAGCAGGATGTTCTACATCATGACCTTTTTCTTCCTGGCTCTGTGGGGCCCCTACCTGGTGGCCTGCTACTGGCGGGTGTTTGCCAGGGGCCCCGTGGTCCCCGGGGGGTACCTGACGGCGGCCGTGTGGATGAGCTTCGCCCAGGCAGGGGTGAACCCCTTCATCTGCATCTTCTCCAACCGCGAGCTGCGTCGCTGCTTCAGCACCACGCTGCTGTACTGCAGGAAATCCAGGTTACCACGGGAACCATACTGCGTTATATGA
- the LOC115532439 gene encoding small integral membrane protein 30, protein MAAKLQLSNAAVTIFLGISTLITPAEAYDAGDGIAWLLGTVIAVVGLCACLGWYSRSRNRQF, encoded by the coding sequence ATGGCTGCCAAACTACAACTTTCAAACGCCGCTGTAACTATTTTCCTCGGGATTTCCACTCTCATTACCCCGGCGGAGGCGTACGACGCCGGAGACGGCATCGCGTGGCTGCTCGGGACTGTGATCGCTGTGGTGGGGCTGTGCGCGTGTCTGGGCTGGTACTCACGGAGCCGGAACCGCCAGTTCTGA